In one Bradyrhizobium sp. 4 genomic region, the following are encoded:
- a CDS encoding molybdopterin-dependent oxidoreductase: protein MAKRSFLIPGVDKRLLIKDSIKTMPEVSRRRFIAGGASLGALTLLTGCDVIDSSSAEEMLKSVSKFNDAVQAFIFNPDALAPTFPESAITKPFPFNAYYDLDDAPDVDGADWKLEVRGLVDNKKSWTLPELYKLPQVTQITRHICVEGWSAIGSWTGTPMRDFLKLIGADTRAKYVWFQCADKDGYNSPLDMRTALHPQTQMTFKYAGEILPRAYGFPMKIRVPTKLGFKNPKYVVSMEVTNDYKGGYWEDQGYNSFSGS, encoded by the coding sequence ATGGCCAAGCGCTCATTCCTGATTCCCGGCGTCGACAAGCGGCTGCTGATCAAGGATTCCATCAAGACGATGCCCGAGGTCAGCCGCCGCCGCTTCATCGCGGGCGGCGCCAGCCTCGGCGCACTGACGCTGCTCACCGGCTGCGACGTGATCGACTCGTCCTCCGCCGAGGAGATGCTGAAGTCGGTTTCGAAATTCAACGATGCCGTGCAAGCCTTTATCTTCAATCCCGACGCACTGGCGCCGACGTTTCCCGAGAGTGCGATCACAAAACCGTTTCCGTTCAACGCCTATTACGATCTCGACGACGCGCCTGACGTCGATGGTGCCGACTGGAAGCTCGAAGTCCGCGGCCTCGTCGACAACAAGAAGTCGTGGACGCTTCCGGAATTGTACAAGCTGCCGCAGGTCACGCAGATCACCCGTCACATCTGCGTCGAGGGCTGGAGCGCGATCGGCAGCTGGACCGGCACGCCGATGCGCGACTTCCTCAAGCTGATCGGCGCCGACACCCGTGCAAAGTACGTCTGGTTCCAGTGCGCCGACAAGGACGGCTACAATTCACCGCTCGACATGCGCACCGCGCTGCATCCGCAGACCCAGATGACGTTCAAATACGCCGGCGAAATCCTGCCGCGCGCGTATGGGTTTCCAATGAAGATCCGCGTGCCGACAAAACTCGGCTTCAAGAACCCGAAATACGTGGTGTCGATGGAAGTCACCAACGACTACAAGGGCGGCTATTGGGAAGACCAGGGGTATAATTCGTTCAGCGGGAGCTAG
- the leuB gene encoding 3-isopropylmalate dehydrogenase: MATHKLLLLPGDGIGPEVMGEVKRLIDWLSSAGIAKFETDTGLVGGSAYDAHKVSISEGDMAKAKDADAIIFGAVGGPKWDAVPYEVRPEAGLLRLRKDLGLFANLRPAVCYPALAEASSLKREAVEGLDIMIVRELTGGVYFGEPKTITDLGNGQKRAIDTQVYDTYEIERIGRVAFELAKKRKNKVTSMEKRNVMKSGVLWNEVMTQVHKREYPDVTLEHQLADSGGMMLVKWPKQFDVIVTDNLFGDMLSDIAAMLTGSLGMLPSASLGEVDVKSKKRKALYEPVHGSAPDIAGQGLANPIAMISSFGMALRYSFDMGALADKVDAAIAAVLASGLRTADIKSEGTIAASTTQMGEAILKELQKLHA; the protein is encoded by the coding sequence ATGGCGACCCACAAACTGCTGCTGCTTCCCGGCGACGGTATCGGCCCCGAGGTGATGGGCGAGGTGAAGCGGCTGATCGACTGGCTCAGTTCGGCCGGGATCGCCAAGTTCGAGACCGACACCGGCCTCGTCGGCGGTTCGGCCTATGACGCGCACAAGGTGTCGATCTCGGAAGGCGACATGGCCAAGGCCAAGGACGCCGACGCGATCATCTTCGGTGCGGTCGGCGGTCCCAAGTGGGACGCGGTGCCCTACGAGGTGCGCCCCGAAGCCGGTCTGCTGCGCCTGCGCAAGGATCTCGGTCTGTTCGCAAACCTCCGTCCCGCCGTCTGCTACCCGGCGCTCGCGGAGGCCTCCAGCCTCAAGCGCGAGGCGGTCGAGGGCCTCGACATCATGATCGTGCGCGAGCTCACCGGCGGCGTCTATTTCGGCGAGCCCAAGACCATCACCGATCTCGGCAACGGCCAGAAGCGCGCCATCGATACCCAGGTCTACGACACCTACGAGATCGAGCGCATCGGCCGCGTCGCCTTCGAGCTTGCGAAGAAGCGCAAGAACAAGGTGACGTCGATGGAGAAGCGCAACGTCATGAAGTCGGGCGTGCTCTGGAACGAGGTCATGACCCAGGTCCACAAGCGCGAATACCCCGACGTCACGCTCGAGCACCAGCTCGCCGATTCCGGCGGCATGATGCTGGTGAAATGGCCGAAGCAGTTCGACGTCATCGTCACCGACAATCTGTTCGGCGACATGCTGTCCGACATCGCTGCGATGCTGACGGGATCGCTCGGCATGCTGCCCTCGGCCTCGCTCGGCGAGGTCGACGTCAAGAGCAAGAAGCGCAAGGCGCTGTACGAGCCCGTGCACGGCTCGGCGCCTGATATCGCAGGCCAGGGCCTCGCCAATCCGATCGCGATGATCTCGTCGTTCGGCATGGCGCTGCGCTATTCCTTCGACATGGGCGCGCTCGCCGACAAGGTTGACGCCGCGATCGCCGCGGTGCTGGCCAGCGGCCTGCGCACCGCCGACATCAAGTCGGAAGGCACCATTGCCGCCTCGACCACGCAGATGGGCGAAGCGATCCTGAAGGAATTGCAGAAGCTGCACGCCTGA
- a CDS encoding YbfB/YjiJ family MFS transporter, with the protein MHAPDRPPPDAHPARLILTLSLAATVGLGIGRFAYSLVLPDMREDLGWSYSAAGFMNTINAVGYLAGALVASRLIQRVGWSAAIRGGTLACVAALATCALTGNFVALSLARLVLGVGAAAGFVAGGALAASIAQSRPERANFLLSLFYAGPGIGILASGLIAPFTLQYFGPGSWWIVWWAMTLLSVVMTVPLFLVRIESGVRFSQGSHGAFAILPVLVYLAGYFLFGAGYIAYMTFMIAYVRDGGGGAAAQAAFWSLIGLSAFVTPWAWRRVLALDRGGLATAIILGTNALGAALPMLGHSPAWLAVSAVVFGVAFFAVVGSTTAFVRFNYPPEVWPTAIAAMTISFGVGQTLGPIVVGAITDALGSLSYALNVSAALLALGAVAALCQRKVGPPS; encoded by the coding sequence TTGCACGCACCTGACCGCCCTCCACCCGATGCCCACCCCGCACGGTTGATCCTGACCCTGTCGCTGGCTGCGACAGTTGGGCTGGGTATCGGCCGCTTCGCCTATTCGCTGGTGCTGCCCGACATGCGGGAGGACCTCGGCTGGTCCTACTCGGCGGCCGGTTTCATGAACACCATCAACGCCGTCGGCTACCTCGCGGGCGCCCTTGTGGCGTCCCGGCTGATCCAGCGCGTCGGCTGGTCGGCCGCGATCCGCGGCGGAACCCTGGCCTGCGTCGCCGCGCTCGCGACTTGCGCGCTGACCGGGAATTTCGTCGCGCTGAGCCTGGCGCGTCTCGTGCTCGGCGTTGGCGCCGCGGCCGGTTTCGTCGCCGGCGGCGCGCTGGCTGCTTCCATTGCGCAGTCGCGCCCGGAGCGGGCCAATTTCCTGCTCAGCCTGTTCTATGCCGGACCCGGCATCGGCATTCTCGCATCGGGCCTGATCGCCCCGTTCACGCTGCAATATTTCGGGCCGGGCTCGTGGTGGATCGTGTGGTGGGCGATGACACTGCTGTCCGTCGTCATGACCGTGCCGCTGTTCCTGGTCCGCATCGAGAGCGGCGTGCGTTTCTCGCAAGGCAGCCACGGCGCCTTCGCGATTCTTCCGGTGCTGGTCTATCTCGCAGGCTACTTCCTATTCGGCGCGGGCTACATCGCCTACATGACTTTCATGATCGCCTATGTGCGCGACGGCGGCGGCGGGGCCGCTGCGCAGGCCGCGTTCTGGAGCCTGATCGGCTTGAGCGCCTTCGTCACGCCGTGGGCCTGGCGCCGCGTGCTCGCGCTCGATCGCGGCGGATTGGCCACCGCCATCATCCTCGGCACCAACGCGCTCGGCGCCGCCCTGCCGATGCTTGGACATTCGCCGGCATGGCTCGCGGTGTCGGCCGTCGTGTTCGGCGTCGCCTTCTTCGCCGTGGTCGGCTCGACCACCGCCTTCGTCCGCTTCAACTATCCGCCCGAGGTGTGGCCGACCGCGATCGCGGCGATGACGATCTCGTTCGGCGTCGGCCAGACGCTCGGCCCGATCGTGGTCGGCGCCATCACGGACGCGCTGGGGAGCTTGAGTTACGCGCTGAACGTCTCGGCCGCGCTGCTGGCGCTGGGCGCGGTTGCGGCGTTGTGTCAGCGGAAGGTGGGGCCGCCCTCATAA